The Ciconia boyciana chromosome 22, ASM3463844v1, whole genome shotgun sequence genome has a window encoding:
- the LOC140662636 gene encoding gametocyte-specific factor 1-like has translation MELEDDFDVLDPDRLIQCPYNKHHRIRACRFPYHLVKCRKSYPEVAKELATCPFNARHLVPQADLSDHITKCNDKGFIEQDIVNQSSGFQREQMNAVSTWQAPPCDEDWETESLEQSDSPFVWGMTNSGINSTTFEQKNCLPSRVRAPESFPYASLEY, from the exons ATGTTTTGGATCCAGACAGATTAATACAATGTCCATATAATAAACATCATCGAATCAGAGCCTGTCGGTTTCCCTATCATCTTGTAAAGTGTAGGAAG AGCTACCCTGAGGTTGCAAAGGAATTGGCTACGTGCCCCTTCAACGCTCGCCATCTAGTTCCTCAGGCTGACCTCAGCGATCACATAACAAAGTGCAATGACAAAGGGTTCATTGAGCAAGATATAG TGAATCAGTCCTCTGGCTTCCAGAGAGAGCAGATGAATGCTGTGAGCACATGGCAGGCACCTCCATGTGATGAAGACTGGGAAACAG agtCGTTGGAGCAGTCAGATTCTCCTTTTGTTTGGGGCATGACCAACTCTGGTATAAACAG TACCACCTTTGAACAAAAGAATTGCTTGCCTTCAAGAGTACGTGCGCCTGAGTCCTTCCCATACGCT AGTTTGGAGTATTAG